From a single Rosa rugosa chromosome 7, drRosRugo1.1, whole genome shotgun sequence genomic region:
- the LOC133721624 gene encoding large ribosomal subunit protein eL20z-like, which yields MTEAPLPPLISNNNNTTGITLQDHHGGDHDKKEMVKLEVDGAGDSALVEARFSDGVYDKPLSCFGCGIGWFSFLLGFAFPPLWYYATVLYFGNYLKDPRERPGLAASAIAALICSVVLVVLLFSLFS from the exons ATGACAGAAGCACCATTACCTCCTCTCAtatccaacaacaacaacaccactGGGATCACATTACAGGATCATCATG GTGGAGACCATGATAAGAAAGAAATGGTGAAACTCGAAGTTGATGGAGCAGGAGACTCGGCTTTGGTAGAGGCTAGATTCTCTGATGGGGTGTATGATAAGCCTCTATCATGCTTTGGTTGTGGCATTGGATGGTTCTC ATTTCTATTGGGATTTGCTTTTCCTCCACTCTGGTACTATGCAACAGTGCTTTACTTTGGGAATTATCTTAAAGACCCTAGAGAGAGACCTGGCCTTGCAGCATCTGCAATTGCA GCTTTAATTTGCTCAGTCGTCTTGGTTGTCCTGCTTTTCTCACTTTTCTCTTAG
- the LOC133721625 gene encoding uncharacterized protein LOC133721625: protein MMHYKEEKEAKKEAFRKYLESSGVLDALTKVLVALYEQNDKPSSALEFVQQKLGGPSLSEYEKLQAELSDLQMKYNQLFTAYQETSAELEELKSSQAHTTHNEAPGSTQETTAEEAQKEKL from the exons ATGATGCACTACAAGGAG GAAAAAGAGGCAAAGAAAGAAGCTTTCAGGAAGTACTTGGAATCCAGTGGAGTTCTTGATGCCCTCACCAAAG TTTTGGTTGCATTGTACGAGCAGAATGACAAGCCTTCCTCTGCGCTCGA GTTTGTTCAACAAAAGTTAGGAGGTCCATCTTTGTCCGAGTATGAAAAGCTACAGGCTGAATTATCAGATCTGCAGATGAAGTATAACCAACTTTTCACAGCTTACCAAGAGACCAGTGCAGAG TTGGAGGAACTTAAGAGCTCACAAGCGCATACAACACATAATGAGGCACCAGGTTCTACCCAGGAGACCACTGCTGAGGAGGCCCAAAAGGAAAAGTTGTAG
- the LOC133721034 gene encoding uncharacterized protein LOC133721034 isoform X2 — protein sequence MSTHLVLLLLLLRRPPCTLTIGPFWSAPLASGLIIDTWPILYPCTDDMACNARNKYPAQVFNNENHRLNLYGDNVEVDYRGYEVTVENFLRVLTGRHETAVPRSKRLLSDEGSHILLYMTGHGGDEFLKFQDSEELQSHDLADAVKQMKEKRRFKELLIMVDTCQAATLFSQLQSPGVLAIGSSMKGENSYSHHLDSDVGVSVVDRFTFYTLAFFERLNMYDNASVSSLFNSYHPSLLMSTAYYRTDLYQRRLEEVPVTNFFGSVMETIHTDSAYKALSRKSNSKAEINTPFDQSANADKRTLADSNGQDQFSDLKKEDQQGAFRHLWNTLNDKVGKIEDVDSFVQYGLLAMVPLLLLPTWLSR from the exons ATGTCTACGCATTTggttctccttcttcttcttcttcggagaCCACCATGCACACTAACAATTGGGCCGTTCTGGTCTGCACCTCTCGCTTCTG GTTTAATTATCGACACATGGCCAATACTTTATCCCTGTACAG ATGACATGGCCTGTAATGCTAGAAACAAGTACCCTGCCCAAGTTTTTAATAATGAAAACCACAGACTCAACTTGTATGGAGATAATGTTGAG GTAGATTATCGAGGTTATGAAGTGACGGTTGAAAATTTTTTACGTGTATTAACTGGGCGCCATGAGACTGCTGTTCCAAGATCTAAGCGTCTTTTAAGTGATGAAGGAAGCCACATTCTTTTGTATATGACTGGACATGGAGGAGATGAGTTTTTAAAATTTCAAGACTCAGAAGAGCTCCAGAGTCATGATTTAGCTGATGCTGTAAAACAAATGAAAGAAAAGCGTAG GTTCAAGGAGCTGCTGATAATGGTGGACACGTGCCAGGCTGCCACCCTCTTCTCTCAG CTTCAATCACCGGGTGTTTTGGCCATTGGAAGTAGCATGAAAGGAGAAAATTCATACTCGCATCACTTGGACTCTGAT GTTGGTGTCTCTGTTGTGGATCGTTTTACATTTTACACTCTTGCATTCTTTGAGAGGCTAAATATGTATGACAATGCTTCCGTGAGCAG TCTATTTAATTCGTATCACCCAAGCTTGTTGATGTCAACTGCATATTACCGAACAGATCTATACCAGCGTCGCCTTGAAGAG GTACCTGTGACAAACTTCTTTGGATCAGTCATGGAAACAATACATACTGATTCAGCTTATAAAGCCCTTTCAAGGAAAAGTAACAGCAAAGCTGAAATCAATACGCCCTTTGATCAGTCAGCCAATGCCGATAAAAGAACTTTGGCAGATTCAAATGGTCAGGATCAATTCAGTGACCTGAAAAAAGAG GATCAACAAGGTGCTTTCAGACATTTGTGGAACACGTTGAATGACAAGGTCGGAAAAATTGAAGATGTGGATTCATTTGTGCAGTACGGTTTGCTAGCCATGGTTCCACTATTGCTACTTCCCACATGGTTATCGCGGTGA
- the LOC133721034 gene encoding uncharacterized protein LOC133721034 isoform X1: protein MRFKMCNLFNWVVIVAAFLVLGSINVYAFGSPSSSSSETTMHTNNWAVLVCTSRFWFNYRHMANTLSLYRTVKRLGIPDERIILMLADDMACNARNKYPAQVFNNENHRLNLYGDNVEVDYRGYEVTVENFLRVLTGRHETAVPRSKRLLSDEGSHILLYMTGHGGDEFLKFQDSEELQSHDLADAVKQMKEKRRFKELLIMVDTCQAATLFSQLQSPGVLAIGSSMKGENSYSHHLDSDVGVSVVDRFTFYTLAFFERLNMYDNASVSSLFNSYHPSLLMSTAYYRTDLYQRRLEEVPVTNFFGSVMETIHTDSAYKALSRKSNSKAEINTPFDQSANADKRTLADSNGQDQFSDLKKEDQQGAFRHLWNTLNDKVGKIEDVDSFVQYGLLAMVPLLLLPTWLSR from the exons ATGCGGTTCAAGATGTGCAATTTGTTCAATTGGGTAGTGATTGTGGCTGCGTTTTTGGTTCTGGGTTCGATCAATGTCTACGCATTTggttctccttcttcttcttcttcggagaCCACCATGCACACTAACAATTGGGCCGTTCTGGTCTGCACCTCTCGCTTCTG GTTTAATTATCGACACATGGCCAATACTTTATCCCTGTACAG GACGGTTAAGCGACTTGGAATACCTGATGAGAGGATAATACTTATGCTGGCAGATGACATGGCCTGTAATGCTAGAAACAAGTACCCTGCCCAAGTTTTTAATAATGAAAACCACAGACTCAACTTGTATGGAGATAATGTTGAG GTAGATTATCGAGGTTATGAAGTGACGGTTGAAAATTTTTTACGTGTATTAACTGGGCGCCATGAGACTGCTGTTCCAAGATCTAAGCGTCTTTTAAGTGATGAAGGAAGCCACATTCTTTTGTATATGACTGGACATGGAGGAGATGAGTTTTTAAAATTTCAAGACTCAGAAGAGCTCCAGAGTCATGATTTAGCTGATGCTGTAAAACAAATGAAAGAAAAGCGTAG GTTCAAGGAGCTGCTGATAATGGTGGACACGTGCCAGGCTGCCACCCTCTTCTCTCAG CTTCAATCACCGGGTGTTTTGGCCATTGGAAGTAGCATGAAAGGAGAAAATTCATACTCGCATCACTTGGACTCTGAT GTTGGTGTCTCTGTTGTGGATCGTTTTACATTTTACACTCTTGCATTCTTTGAGAGGCTAAATATGTATGACAATGCTTCCGTGAGCAG TCTATTTAATTCGTATCACCCAAGCTTGTTGATGTCAACTGCATATTACCGAACAGATCTATACCAGCGTCGCCTTGAAGAG GTACCTGTGACAAACTTCTTTGGATCAGTCATGGAAACAATACATACTGATTCAGCTTATAAAGCCCTTTCAAGGAAAAGTAACAGCAAAGCTGAAATCAATACGCCCTTTGATCAGTCAGCCAATGCCGATAAAAGAACTTTGGCAGATTCAAATGGTCAGGATCAATTCAGTGACCTGAAAAAAGAG GATCAACAAGGTGCTTTCAGACATTTGTGGAACACGTTGAATGACAAGGTCGGAAAAATTGAAGATGTGGATTCATTTGTGCAGTACGGTTTGCTAGCCATGGTTCCACTATTGCTACTTCCCACATGGTTATCGCGGTGA
- the LOC133719806 gene encoding PHD finger protein MALE MEIOCYTE DEATH 1-like, with protein MSTQMDQTPNPNSIPTKKRTPRKRLRACTNHSYELTTFCEPGRPISPTGPFRDNVFVFLQQCAELTDFTVQGMSVWFTLLRSRECLVPLFTIEENVNTSKTEFCDHCLSTDWSNHFVSKRKYHMIIPKDDCWTKPLDDSVLEGTTHLLHGMIHCDGIGHLLCINGLKGGSKHLCGREIMDLWDRICTNLRTRKITVEDFSKKRSMELRLLHGIAYGHPWFGRWGYRFCHGSFGVAEETYERALDILSSIELEKIIQDFSDMEECEELKRVIHCYKHWSESSLVTIKDLLKFMLTVKAGCPVKRKVRKPKPPTTTTLSSLRIKSKLFADVISHDPGRHPARRLKMAADAIVHVLRENEKKGFVNGEMARQDVRDAALLHSRRRGLPIRDIGLLDNVLSKLDNVIIGNHIVCRKLHAMPGIKTGIRKYTVHDLLDGIKSLEPEKELLLPSQALVPDVYSDVLYLYKNVLLGYPESKLVQLATQVVLNTKYFVKEYRFGDKDEQEQCLDIPLPSMTDSANPAESGI; from the exons ATGTCGACCCAAATGGACCAAACCCCAAACCCCAACTCCATCCCAACCAAGAAACGAACCCCCAGGAAGAGGCTCCGAGCTTGCACCAACCACAGCTATGAGCTCACCACGTTTTGCGAACCGGGTCGCCCGATTAGTCCAACCGGCCCATTCCGGGACAACGTTTTCGTGTTTCTTCAACAATGTGCGGAGCTCACCGACTTCACAGTTCAAGGCATGAGTGTTTGGTTCACTCTTCTTCGTAGCCGTGAGTGTTTGGTTCCTCTTTTTACTATTGAAGAGAACGTGAACACCTCTAAAACCGAGTTCTGTGATCACTGCTTGTCAACTG ATTGGAGTAACCATTTTGTGTCGAAGAGAAAGTACCACATGATAATTCCCAAGGATGATTGTTGGACTAAGCCTCTAGATGATAGTGTCTTGGAAGGCACAACGCATCTGTTACATGGTATGATTCACTGTGATGGGATTGGGCATTTGCTATGCATTAATGGACTTAAAGGGGGTTCTAAGCATCTTTGTGGCAGGGAGATCATGGATCTTTGGGATCGGATTTGCACAAATCTTAGAACCAG GAAAATCACAGTTGAAGATTTCTCAAAGAAGCGGTCCATGGAACTTCGACTGCTTCATGGGATTGCTTATGGACATCCTTGGTTCGGTAGATGGGGATACAGGTTTTGCCATGGAAGCTTTGGGGTTGCAGAAGAAACATATGAAAGAGCACTTGATATTCTCAGCTCAATAGAGCTTGAAAAGATCATCCAAGATTTTAGTGACATGGAAGAGTGTGAAGAGCTTAAGAGAGTCATTCATTGCTACAAACATTGGAGCGAATCAAGCTTGGTTACAATCAAAGATCTTCTCAAATTTATGCTCACTGTCAAGGCTGGCTGTCCTGTGAAAAGAAAAGTCAGAAAACCGAAACCGCCTACTACTACTACTCTTTCATCCCTCCGGATCAAGTCCAAGCTGTTTGCTGATGTTATTTCTCACGACCCCGGCAGACATCCTGCAAGAAGACTAAAGATGGCCGCAGATGCGATTGTGCATGTAttgagagaaaatgaaaagaaaggcTTTGTGAATGGTGAGATGGCCAGGCAAGATGTAAGAGATGCAGCTCTGTTGCATAGTAGAAGAAGAGGGTTGCCTATCAGAGATATAGGTTTGTTGGATAATGTGCTGAGCAAGCTGGACAATGTGATTATTGGGAATCACATTGTCTGCCGCAAGCTGCATGCGATGCCTGGAATTAAGACTGGAATTAGGAAATATACCGTTCATGATCTTCTCGATGGAATCAAGTCCTTGGAACCTGAGAAAGAGTTACTTCTTCCATCACAAGCTCTAGTTCCTGATGTTTACAGTGATGTTCTTTACTTGTACAAGAATGTACTGTTGGGATATCCAGAATCCAAGTTGGTACAATTGGCTACTCAAGTGGTGTTGAACACCAAGTACTTTGTAAAGGAATATCGATTTGGGGATAAGGATGAGCAAGAGCAGTGCCTTGACATTCCTTTGCCAAGTATGACTGATAGTGCTAATCCTGCTGAATCAGGAATCTAA
- the LOC133723552 gene encoding F-box protein At5g03970-like gives MSRQEKKKEKMLESDVHAALTCDDILNEILLRLPEKFVFRLILVSKRWLRVICSSSFRSDYHVRWRVNFHLLGFFVCNQLYLCRPKDGMRRPKSEPALQLLTACEEGDDVCNDLMSSGNCKQLGYFIDSANGLLLCGRHPLTYSVWNPISKVLFQLPEPQRFYKRLCMAFIAEDYFNDILHYKVIRANCECKREVNTVSIETFSSVTGTWKHFTLTCSSNFSLRPWTVATVINGVVYWYATQGKIAIKESLAIYDPRVGNTRIVLLKLPDGKISQDYDEFVLGESSDGLLQYGQSSKSGMEIWVLEKEQDSISSITTSNAQSNRKWKFRYRLSFKSMWKKNPSFCRQTKEVQILSFLPQNSEYVFIRSGQNILLLHIESQMLKVIRYHGPSSLIQWDFSKVVPYFRPSWPRSSLCHEKAATSAWPSSGHETAAPAWPSW, from the coding sequence ATGAGTCGacaagagaaaaagaaggaaaagatgTTGGAAAGTGATGTTCATGCTGCATTGACCTGCGATGACATCCTAAATGAGATACTTCTTCGGCTGCCAGAGAAATTTGTATTCAGATTGATACTTGTGTCAAAGAGGTGGCTTCGTGTGATATGTAGTTCTTCTTTTCGATCTGATTATCATGTTAGATGGAGAGTGAACTTTCATCTTCTGGGTTTCTTTGTCTGCAACCAGCTGTACCTTTGCAGACCTAAAGATGGGATGCGCCGACCCAAATCTGAGCCTGCACTTCAGTTATTGACAGCTTGTGAGGAAGGTGATGATGTATGCAATGATTTGATGTCTTCTGGGAACTGCAAACAGCTTGGTTATTTCATTGACTCTGCCAATGGGCTTCTTCTTTGTGGCCGCCACCCATTGACTTATTCTGTCTGGAACCCAATCAGCAAAGTGCTATTCCAACTTCCTGAACCTCAGCGTTTCTACAAACGCTTGTGTATGGCATTCATCGCTGAGGACTATTTCAATGACATTCTTCACTACAAGGTTATTCGTGCGAATTGTGAATGCAAACGTGAGGTTAACACTGTCTCCATCGAGACTTTCTCTTCAGTGACTGGTACATGGAAGCATTTCACGCTCACTTGCTCTTCAAATTTTTCCTTGCGCCCCTGGACAGTGGCTACTGTGATCAATGGTGTAGTATACTGGTATGCAACACAGGGAAAGATAGCCATTAAGGAAAGTTTAGCCATTTATGACCCACGTGTTGGAAACACGCGTATAGTTTTGCTTAAATTACCTGATGGGAAGATTTCGCAGGATTATGATGAGTTTGTTCTTGGGGAGTCCTCAGATGGGCTATTGCAGTATGGTCAGAGCAGCAAGTCAGGCATGGAGATATGGGTTCTTGAGAAGGAACAAGATAGTATCTCATCTATTACCACAAGCAATGCGCAATCAAATCGCAAGTGGAAGTTTAGATACAGACTAAGTTTCAAATCAATGTGGAAGAAAAATCCAAGCTTTTGCAGGCAGACTAAAGAAGTGCAAATATTGTCATTCCTTCCTCAGAATTCTGAATATGTCTTCATAAGATCTGGACAAAACATACTTCTCTTGCACATTGAAAGCCAAATGTTGAAGGTGATTCGATATCACGGTCCTAGCTCTCTTATCCAATGGGATTTCAGCAAAGTGGTGCCTTACTTTCGACCTTCTTGGCCACGATCTTCTTTATGCCATGAAAAGGCGGCAACTTCTGCTTGGCCTTCTTCAGGCCATGAAACTGCGGCACCAGCTTGGCCTTCCTGGTGA